One segment of Coffea arabica cultivar ET-39 chromosome 7c, Coffea Arabica ET-39 HiFi, whole genome shotgun sequence DNA contains the following:
- the LOC113698509 gene encoding AP2-like ethylene-responsive transcription factor AIL6 isoform X1 has product MSHELILLKLFLPHFFLTEQIFLPNTKNTPFTYFSLLTARIKLYCIFFSSIYSLYYFWCDNFFAGWQNSKPEEVTEQSNMNVYTTFLDQNQAPPKLEDFLGGDSTETQDSSLTHISASAAAAAYFNDHHHQDLKNITGFQAFSTNSGSEVDDSASVARTQVMCAEFTGQSIESGTELAYPQCPTGALSLGVNAQNPPDQKAIVAVDSESCKKITDTFGQRTSIYRGVTRHRWTGRYEAHLWDNSCRREGQARKGRQVYLGGYDKEEKAARAYDLAALKYWGPTATTNFPVSNYSKELEEMKHVTKQEFIASLRRKSSGFSRGASIYRGVTRHHQQGRWQARIGRVAGNKDLYLGTFATEEEAAEAYDIAAIKFRGMNAVTNFEMNRYDVEAIMKSALPIGGAAKRLKLSLESEQKPSISSDQQTQCSSNGSNTINFAAFQPISSVPCGVPFDNTPPPYYHHNLFHQISSNNTGTPDTTGPISMITPVPLLPSPAEFFLWPHQSY; this is encoded by the exons ATGAGTCATGAGTTGATTTTGTTGAAACTTTTTCTGCCCCATTTTTTTCTGACCGAACAAATTTTTTTGCCTAACACCAAAAACACCCCTTTCACGTATTTCAGCTTATTAACAGCTCGGATCAAGTTGTACTGTATTTTCTTTAGCAGCATATATTCACTATACTATTTTTGGTGTGACAATTTTTTTGCAGGGTGGCAAAACTCAAAGCCTGAAGAAGTCACGGAACAAAGCAACATGAATGTTTATACCACCTTTCTAGACCAAAATCAGGCACCACCAAAGCTAGAAGATTTTCTAGGTGGTGACTCAACTGAGACCCAAGACTCGTCCTTGACTCATATCTCGGCTTCTGCTGCTGCAGCAGCTTACTTCAACGATCATCACCATCAGGATCTCAAAAACATAACTGGGTTTCAGGCCTTTTCGACTAACTCGGGCTCAGAGGTTGATGACTCGGCCTCTGTGGCGAGAACCCAAGTCATGTGTGCTGAGTTCACCGGCCAGTCTATTGAGTCGGGCACCGAGTTGGCCTATCCCCAGTGCCCCACCGGAGCTCTGTCTTTGGGTGTGAATGCCCAGAACCCTCCTGATCAGAAAGCCATTGTCGCTGTTGATTCCGAGAGTTGTAAGAAAATTACTGATACTTTCGGTCAAAGGACTTCAATCTATAGAGGCGTTACTAG ACACAGATGGACAGGAAGATACGAAGCGCATCTCTGGGATAACAGCTGTAGGAGGGAGGGCCAAGCCAGAAAAGGGCGTCAAG TTTACTTGG GTGGGTATGACAAGGAAGAAAAGGCAGCAAGAGCTTATGACTTAGCAGCCCTAAAATACTGGGGTCCCACTGCCACCACCAATTTCCCT GTTTCCAACTATAGCAAAGAACTCGAGGAAATGAAGCATGTCACCAAACAAGAGTTCATTGCGTCACTGAGAAG aaaaagTAGTGGTTTCTCCCGCGGAGCATCTATATACCGGGGCGTAACAAG GCATCATCAACAGGGTCGCTGGCAAGCTAGGATAGGTCGCGTTGCAGGGAACAAAGATTTGTATCTCGGGACATTTG CTACTGAGGAGGAAGCTGCAGAGGCATATGACATAGCAGCAATCAAGTTTAGGGGGATGAATGCAGTGACTAACTTTGAGATGAACCGATATGACGTTGAAGCAATCATGAAGAGTGCTCTTCCCATTGGTGGTGCGGCAAAGCGCTTGAAACTCTCTCTGGAATCTGaacagaaaccatccatcagcAGTGATCAGCAGACTCAATGCAGCAGCAACGGCAGCAACACTATCAACTTTGCTGCATTTCAGCCAATTTCTTCAGTTCCTTGCGGAGTGCCATTTGATAACACCCCACCACCTTATTACCATCACAATCTATTCCACCAAATCAGCTCCAATAATACTGGTACTCCTGATACTACTGGCCCTATCTCCATGATCACTCCAGTGCCTCTACTCCCATCACCTGCTGAGTTTTTCCTCTGGCCTCACCAGTCCTATTGA